The Faecalibacter sp. LW9 genome has a segment encoding these proteins:
- a CDS encoding exosortase F system-associated membrane protein, whose protein sequence is MPNYLRYSIAALLVFGLVLVRVFEQHLFYDPLLSYFKNAQHDTLPAMDEMKLYSHVFFRYMINLLLTTLIIKVLFWKQMYVKLTIVLGIIGFVILLPIYAYMLRHQFNFGEMIFFYIRRFLIQPMFLILLVPCFYYQEIRNKKATE, encoded by the coding sequence TTATTGGTATTTGGATTGGTGTTGGTTCGTGTTTTCGAACAGCACTTATTTTATGATCCTTTACTAAGCTATTTTAAAAATGCACAACATGACACCCTTCCTGCTATGGATGAGATGAAATTGTATAGTCATGTATTCTTCCGTTATATGATTAATCTTCTATTAACTACTTTAATCATAAAAGTGTTGTTCTGGAAGCAGATGTATGTAAAATTGACGATTGTTCTTGGAATAATAGGTTTTGTAATATTGTTGCCGATTTATGCATATATGCTCCGTCATCAATTCAATTTTGGAGAAATGATATTCTTTTATATTCGTCGATTTTTAATTCAACCCATGTTTTTAATCCTTTTGGTTCCCTGTTTTTATTACCAAGAGATCCGAAATAAAAAAGCGACTGAATAA
- the rlmB gene encoding 23S rRNA (guanosine(2251)-2'-O)-methyltransferase RlmB: MKNEGGIFGLRPVIEAIEAGKTIDKIFIQKGLQGEIFSELRKLVTEYEIPVSYVPVEKLNRFTGKNHQGVYAFISPIEFDSIENVLPQVWEKGKTPFILILDRVSDVRNFGAIARTAECVGVDAIIIPAKGSASVNGDAIKTSTGALYNIPVCKETNLVNVIKYLQASGISIFSASEKSADFIYDADFSVPTAIVMGSEEDGVSDSIIKISDKIIKLPMAGQTASLNVSVAAGAILYEAVRQRINADLF; this comes from the coding sequence ATGAAAAACGAAGGAGGTATTTTTGGTCTTAGACCTGTTATTGAAGCGATTGAAGCAGGGAAAACAATCGATAAAATTTTTATTCAAAAAGGATTACAAGGTGAAATCTTTTCTGAATTAAGAAAATTAGTAACGGAATACGAAATTCCAGTAAGTTATGTTCCGGTTGAAAAATTAAATCGTTTCACAGGAAAAAACCACCAAGGAGTTTATGCATTTATTTCACCGATTGAATTTGATTCGATTGAAAATGTATTGCCTCAAGTTTGGGAAAAAGGAAAAACTCCATTCATTTTAATTTTAGATCGTGTAAGTGATGTTCGTAATTTTGGAGCGATTGCACGTACTGCAGAGTGTGTCGGAGTAGATGCAATTATTATTCCTGCAAAAGGTTCAGCCTCTGTAAACGGGGATGCGATTAAAACATCGACAGGAGCTTTATATAATATTCCGGTTTGTAAAGAGACAAACTTAGTGAATGTAATTAAATATTTACAAGCATCAGGAATTTCAATTTTCTCCGCATCAGAAAAATCAGCAGATTTTATTTATGATGCCGATTTCTCTGTTCCAACAGCTATTGTTATGGGTAGTGAGGAGGATGGAGTATCAGATTCGATCATTAAAATTTCAGATAAAATTATTAAGTTACCAATGGCAGGACAAACGGCATCTTTAAATGTTTCAGTTGCTGCTGGTGCCATTTTATACGAAGCGGTTCGCCAACGTATCAATGCTGATTTATTCTAA
- a CDS encoding thymidylate synthase translates to MQQYLDLCRKVMNEGTLKEDRTGTGTKSIFGYQMRFDLKEGFPLVTTKKLHLKSIIHELLWFLKGDTNIQYLTDNGVRIWNEWADENGDLGPVYGKQWRSWGKPNGEVVDQIKVAIDQIKNNPDSRRIIVSAWNVGELDQMALAPCHAFFQFYVNEGKLSLQLYQRSADIFLGVPFNIASYALLQMMVAQVCDLEVGDFVHTFGDAHIYKNHFDQIELQLTREPHPLPTMKINPEVKDIFDFTYEDFELINYQAHPHIKGIVAV, encoded by the coding sequence ATGCAACAATATTTAGACTTATGTCGTAAAGTCATGAACGAAGGAACATTGAAAGAAGATCGAACAGGCACAGGAACCAAAAGTATTTTTGGTTATCAAATGCGTTTTGACTTAAAAGAAGGTTTTCCTTTAGTAACTACGAAAAAATTGCATTTAAAATCGATCATTCACGAGTTATTATGGTTTTTAAAAGGAGACACAAACATCCAATATCTAACGGATAATGGTGTCCGAATTTGGAACGAATGGGCAGACGAAAATGGTGATCTAGGACCTGTATATGGAAAACAATGGCGCTCTTGGGGTAAACCGAATGGAGAAGTAGTCGACCAAATCAAAGTAGCCATCGATCAAATCAAAAATAATCCTGATTCAAGACGTATTATTGTTTCGGCTTGGAATGTGGGGGAATTAGATCAAATGGCTCTAGCTCCTTGTCATGCCTTTTTTCAATTTTATGTTAACGAAGGAAAATTATCCTTACAGTTATACCAACGCAGTGCCGATATCTTTTTAGGTGTACCTTTTAATATTGCATCATATGCTTTATTACAAATGATGGTGGCACAAGTTTGTGATTTAGAAGTAGGCGATTTTGTCCACACTTTTGGAGATGCGCACATCTACAAAAATCATTTTGACCAAATTGAATTGCAATTAACAAGAGAACCCCATCCATTACCAACAATGAAAATCAATCCAGAAGTAAAAGACATCTTTGATTTTACGTATGAGGACTTTGAACTGATCAATTACCAAGCACATCCTCATATTAAAGGAATTGTAGCTGTTTAA
- a CDS encoding dihydrofolate reductase — translation MIKLIVAKASNNVIGDKNNLIWHLPNDLKHFKNLTTGHPIIMGRKTYESLGRPLPNRTNIIITRDQNFIDDQIIITHSLEQALAKANEIQEDVFVIGGGEIYKHAMEYVDIIYLTEVHHEFNGDTYFPEIDEESFEEVERVHHMKDEKHPYSYSFITYKRIKDSKE, via the coding sequence ATGATAAAACTAATTGTAGCCAAAGCTAGTAATAATGTAATAGGAGATAAAAATAACCTGATTTGGCATTTACCCAACGATTTAAAGCATTTTAAAAATTTAACGACTGGACATCCCATTATTATGGGACGCAAAACCTACGAATCATTGGGAAGACCGTTACCAAATCGCACAAATATCATCATTACACGAGATCAGAATTTTATCGATGATCAAATCATTATCACCCATTCGCTCGAACAAGCATTAGCCAAAGCAAATGAAATTCAAGAAGACGTTTTTGTGATTGGAGGAGGTGAAATCTATAAGCATGCCATGGAATATGTGGATATAATTTATTTAACGGAAGTCCATCACGAATTTAACGGAGATACATACTTCCCTGAGATTGATGAAGAATCTTTTGAGGAAGTAGAACGTGTACATCATATGAAAGACGAAAAACATCCTTATTCCTATTCATTTATTACGTACAAACGAATCAAGGACTCAAAAGAGTAA
- a CDS encoding DUF2752 domain-containing protein: MKNYTIHPTRIGISFLLIIGLCVYFYQFNPSANEGYFLRCPTNSIFGINCPGCGVQRAIHHLLHLELVEAFRANALFVLSLPFIFFIGIDFILGTKKTTRIPTNRMVWIGLLLLVLLFGIMRNVSVYPFTLLSP; the protein is encoded by the coding sequence TTGAAAAATTACACAATTCATCCAACTCGAATAGGAATCTCATTCTTGTTGATTATTGGTCTATGTGTTTATTTTTATCAGTTTAATCCTTCAGCAAACGAAGGTTATTTCTTACGTTGTCCAACCAATTCAATCTTCGGAATTAATTGTCCTGGATGCGGTGTGCAACGTGCGATTCATCACTTATTACATTTAGAATTGGTGGAAGCTTTTCGAGCGAATGCATTATTTGTACTAAGCTTACCTTTTATTTTTTTTATCGGAATCGATTTCATTTTAGGTACAAAAAAAACAACCCGAATCCCTACAAATCGAATGGTATGGATTGGATTGCTTCTTCTTGTGTTGTTGTTTGGGATTATGAGAAATGTCTCTGTCTATCCTTTTACTCTTTTGAGTCCTTGA
- a CDS encoding MFS transporter has protein sequence MSVKLRLTIMSFLEFAVWGAYLTSMGNYLGSVGLGPKIGLFYAMQGIVSIFMPAIMGIVADRWIPVQRLLGLNHLFAAIFMFATGYYGMTAGDNVDFATIFTLYSFSVAFFMPTIALSNSTAYTILKQNNLDTIKAFPPIRTMGTVGFIVAMLFVNFFGTKDGSFGFNFSSDPTFLSFQSNYYQFLVSGVLGIILFFFSFVLPKCEINKSGEKQTLSDALGFKAFALFKDKKMAIFFIFSMLLGVSLQITNGYANPFISLFKEMPNYSNTWGANNANALISLSQVSETLCILLIPFFLKRFGIKIVMLMAMVGWVLRFGLFGLGDPGSGVWMFILSMIVYGIAFDFFNVSGSLYVDKETDKNIRSSAQGVFMMMTNGFGATIGMLVAQYIVNHFVFSHTDLDQQLEGWRISWFIFAGYALVVTILFAIIFKYKHDPKAIENISH, from the coding sequence ATGTCTGTAAAGCTTAGACTTACAATTATGAGTTTCCTAGAATTTGCAGTATGGGGAGCATACTTAACTTCTATGGGGAACTATTTAGGATCGGTTGGATTAGGTCCAAAAATTGGTCTTTTTTATGCGATGCAAGGAATTGTATCGATTTTTATGCCAGCTATCATGGGTATTGTTGCCGATAGATGGATTCCAGTTCAGCGTTTATTAGGATTAAATCATTTGTTTGCTGCAATTTTTATGTTTGCGACAGGATACTACGGAATGACTGCTGGAGATAATGTAGATTTTGCTACGATTTTTACATTGTATTCGTTTAGTGTAGCGTTCTTTATGCCTACGATTGCATTGTCAAATTCTACGGCGTATACTATTTTAAAACAAAATAATTTAGATACAATTAAAGCTTTCCCTCCAATTCGTACGATGGGAACTGTAGGTTTTATTGTAGCGATGTTATTTGTAAACTTCTTCGGAACGAAAGACGGTTCTTTTGGATTTAACTTTTCAAGTGATCCAACTTTCTTAAGCTTCCAGTCAAACTATTATCAATTCTTAGTTTCTGGAGTTTTAGGAATAATTTTATTTTTTTTCAGTTTTGTTTTACCTAAATGTGAAATCAATAAAAGTGGTGAAAAACAAACCTTATCTGATGCACTTGGATTTAAAGCTTTTGCCTTATTCAAGGACAAAAAAATGGCGATTTTCTTCATCTTCTCAATGTTATTAGGGGTTTCTTTACAGATTACGAATGGGTATGCAAATCCATTTATTTCATTATTTAAAGAAATGCCAAACTACTCGAATACTTGGGGAGCAAACAATGCAAATGCCTTAATTTCATTGTCTCAAGTTTCAGAAACATTATGTATTTTATTAATTCCTTTCTTCTTAAAACGTTTCGGAATTAAAATAGTAATGTTAATGGCGATGGTAGGATGGGTTTTACGTTTCGGATTATTCGGATTAGGTGATCCAGGATCTGGCGTTTGGATGTTTATCTTATCAATGATTGTTTACGGTATTGCATTCGATTTCTTTAATGTATCAGGCTCATTATATGTTGATAAAGAAACAGATAAAAATATCCGTTCATCAGCGCAAGGTGTATTTATGATGATGACAAATGGTTTTGGAGCAACGATCGGTATGTTAGTCGCTCAGTATATTGTAAACCACTTTGTGTTTAGTCATACAGACTTAGATCAACAATTAGAAGGATGGAGAATATCTTGGTTTATCTTTGCAGGATACGCATTAGTTGTCACAATTTTATTCGCGATTATCTTCAAATATAAACATGATCCGAAAGCAATTGAAAATATTTCACACTAA
- a CDS encoding bifunctional nuclease family protein, protein MNNLISLVIKGISYSQTQTGAYALILEEESGLRKLPIIIGSFEAQSIALALEKDINPPRPLTHDLFVSLGESFGIQVESVYIYKLEDGVFYSNIVFVDEHGKRSEIDSRTSDAIALAVRFNAPIFAYEHVVEKAGIHLDIIQEEEELLNDAIDDLENDDEIHFLNEEEFGSDFSGWSKEELEEEMKKAVMNEDYELEARLRDEIENLKN, encoded by the coding sequence ATGAATAATTTAATCAGCTTAGTGATAAAAGGCATTTCATACAGTCAAACTCAGACTGGTGCATATGCTTTAATTCTTGAAGAGGAATCAGGTTTACGTAAATTACCTATTATTATCGGAAGTTTCGAAGCACAATCTATCGCATTGGCTTTAGAAAAAGATATTAATCCACCACGTCCGTTGACGCATGATTTATTCGTAAGCTTAGGGGAATCGTTCGGAATACAAGTCGAATCCGTTTATATCTATAAACTGGAAGATGGTGTATTCTATTCTAACATCGTATTTGTTGATGAACATGGAAAACGTTCTGAAATTGATTCGAGAACATCGGATGCCATTGCATTAGCGGTGCGCTTTAATGCGCCTATTTTTGCCTATGAGCATGTCGTAGAGAAAGCCGGAATCCATTTGGATATCATCCAAGAGGAGGAAGAGCTTTTGAATGATGCTATTGATGATTTAGAGAATGACGATGAAATTCATTTTTTAAACGAAGAAGAATTTGGTTCAGATTTTTCAGGTTGGTCTAAAGAAGAATTAGAAGAAGAAATGAAAAAAGCCGTGATGAACGAAGATTATGAATTAGAGGCCCGTCTACGTGACGAAATTGAAAATCTAAAAAACTAA